The proteins below come from a single Triticum aestivum cultivar Chinese Spring chromosome 5D, IWGSC CS RefSeq v2.1, whole genome shotgun sequence genomic window:
- the LOC123125331 gene encoding cation/H(+) antiporter 2: MARPMNCDLVLELQNVSLDTLFLIVLQAVVVIALGKFIHLSLRRHNQPSAISQILAGIMVGSLGLHEVIVHVAVVNVEDTYGWYVSQARIFYMFYVGLDADLASLWNDKHRCTIATYASVATCLLLAAFVSGGLYGSMMHTPVRSPELLAAVLMLTLANTSSVDVSRMAAELGLTATATGRLVVGAAIATNVICIVGEGAFSCMKLASGRTPGYTASQRLGLGVLALFKVGLALALLRPAVEFMNRRNAGRHRIGNWELALILIAVSYIGDFPRQVGFDGMPASLLLGLAFPREGPVARTVTHALAYPLHALALPFYFGTMGMRLNFSAMSGAVVVPAVLLTILGLVGKCAGTMGAARFLHMPLGDAARLGVLLNIKGHVNMIDMSFASSEGIWAEQALMAMVMGSMISTVIAGPVFAVVYRREREAYLSNGHRTLERLVPDQEEELRMLACVHGARATPAMLSLVELLASKPAVQPAVHVLHFYDAVRKHARAGTGGAKRYHEQNQLDSDKHWDRMNDAATQVNWTVDLFASITGLVIRQIDKGDRGPVTNLKTIRRCTEEVHADVLIVPYHKEQHYDGKMFCRWEDRRQLNLNVLESAPCTTGILADRPFRRGGTSFQLPTKISTSEETLGNWRDDRATAPTHVAAVFLGGPDDREAVALACRLAKNETVHLTVIRFVGSGKHGHSGVQTARTGDHADGEVSVVVDDPDECCMAALQREYVAKELASYVEKAVGGAADVVVALHRMAGAYALIVVGRGGRQPAELVAGLEGGEMGPVGDILASDESLEMGSVIVLQQKKAVSTASGLDPPPAAGI; the protein is encoded by the exons ATGGCGAGACCCATGAACTGCGACCTGGTCCTCGAGCTCCAGAACGTGTCCCTGGACACCCTCTTCCTCATCGTCCTCCAGGCCGTCGTCGTCATCGCCCTCGGCAAGTTCATCCacctctccctccgccgccacaACCAGCCCAGCGCCATCTCCCAGATCCTC gcGGGGATCATGGTGGGGAGCCTGGGGCTGCACGAGGTGATCGTGCACGTGGCCGTGGTGAACGTGGAGGACACGTACGGGTGGTACGTCTCCCAGGCGCGCATCTTCTACATGTTCTACGTCGGCCTCGACGCCGACCTCGCCTCGCTCTGGAACGACAAGCACCGCTGCACCATCGCCACCTACGCCAGCGTCGCCACCTGCCTGCTCCTCGCCGCCTTCGTCTCCGGGGGCTTGTATGGCAGCATGATGCACACCCCCGTCCGCTCGCCCGAGCTGCTCGCCGCCGTGCTCATGCTCACGCTCGCCAACACCTCCTCCGTCGACGTCTCCCGGATGGCCGCCGAGCTCGgcctcaccgccaccgccaccggccGGCTCGTCGTCGGTGCCGCCATCGCCACCAACGTCATCTGCATCGTCGGGGAGGGCGCCTTCTCCTGCATGAAGCTGGCGTCCGGAAGGACCCCAGGGTACACCGCGTCCCAGCGGCTCGGGCTTGGCGTGCTGGCGCTCTTCAAGGTCGGCCTCGCCCTCGCGCTGCTCCGGCCAGCCGTGGAGTTCATGAACCGGCGCAACGCGGGGCGGCACCGCATCGGGAACTGGGAGCTGGCGCTCATCCTCATCGCCGTATCGTACATCGGCGACTTCCCGCGGCAAGTCGGCTTCGACGGCATGCCGGCGAGCCTCCTGCTGGGGCTGGCGTTCCCCAGGGAGGGCCCCGTGGCCAGGACCGTCACTCACGCGCTTGCGTACCCGCTGCACGCGCTGGCCCTGCCCTTCTATTTCGGGACCATGGGGATGCGGCTCAACTTTAGCGCCATGTCCGGCGCCGTCGTCGTGCCCGCCGTCCTCCTCACCATCCTCGGTCTCGTCGGCAAGTGCGCCGGCACCATGGGCGCCGCCAGGTTCCTCCACATGCCGCTCGGGGACGCCGCGCGCCTCGGCGTCCTCCTTAACATCAAGGGCCACGTCAACATGATCGACATGAGCTTCGCCAGCTCCGAGGGGATTTGGGCGGAGCAGGCGCTCATGGCCATGGTGATGGGCAGCATGATCAGCACCGTCATCGCGGGGCCGGTGTTCGCCGTCGTGTACCGCAGGGAGAGGGAGGCGTATCTGAGCAACGGCCACAGGACGCTGGAGCGGCTGGTCCCGGAccaggaggaggagctgcggatgCTCGCCTGCGTGCACGGAGCGCGCGCCACGCCGGCGATGCTCAGCCTCGTCGAGCTGCTGGCGAGCAAGCCCGCCGTGCAGCCCGCTGTGCACGTCCTGCACTTCTACGACGCCGTGCGCAAGCACGCGCGCGCGGGCACCGGCGGCGCCAAACGCTACCACGAGCAGAACCAGCTCGACAGCGACAAGCACTGGGACCGCATGAACGACGCCGCCACGCAGGTGAACTGGACCGTCGACTTGTTCGCCTCCATCACCGGCCTCGTCATCCGGCAGATCGACAAAGGCGACCGCGGCCCCGTCACGAACCTCAAGACCATCCGCCGCTGCACGGAGGAGGTCCACGCCGACGTCCTAATCGTGCCCTACCACAAGGAGCAGCACTACGACGGCAAGATGTTCTGCCGGTGGGAGGACCGCCGGCAGCTCAACCTGAACGTGCTCGAGAGCGCCCCGTGCACTACCGGCATCCTCGCCGACCGCCCGTTCCGGAGAGGCGGCACCAGCTTCCAGCTACCTACGAAGATATCCACGAGCGAGGAGACGCTGGGCAACTGGCGGGACGACCGGGCCACCGCGCCGACGCACGTGGCGGCTGTCTTCCTCGGCGGGCCGGACGATCGCGAGGCCGTGGCCCTCGCCTGCCGCCTCGCCAAGAATGAAACAGTCCACCTGACCGTCATCCGCTTCGTGGGTTCCGGCAAGCACGGCCACTCCGGCGTCCAGACGGCACGCACCGGCGATCACGCCGACGGGGAGGTGTCCGTCGTGGTGGACGATCCCGACGAGTGCTGCATGGCGGCGCTCCAACGCGAGTACGTGGCGAAGGAGCTCGCGTCATACGTGGAGAAGGCggtgggcggcgcggcggacgtggTGGTGGCCCTGCACAGGATGGCCGGGGCGTACGCGCTCATCGTGGTGGGGCGCGGCGGGCGGCAGCCGGCGGAGCTGGTGGCCGGGCTCGAGGGCGGGGAGATGGGCCCGGTCGGGGACATCCTCGCGTCGGACGAGTCGCTGGAGATGGGCTCCGTGATCGTCCTGCAGCAGAAGAAGGCCGTGTCGACGGCGTCCGGCCTCGACCCACCACCGGCGGCGGGGATCTGA